CTTTCTAGAACCCAAAACTATATCTAACCCTCATCTATATTTcttatcttaattaattttgtcaATGACATCCCATATAGTAACGTGGCTAGaattggctatatatatatatatatatatatatatatatatatatatatatatatatatatatatatatatatatatatatatatatatatatatatattcttcaaaaGCTAATTATAGccatcactttttcttttctcgaaTATTTTAAGTCTTGGGAATGATTTTCATggttattatattatataagaACATAAAATATTGTTATGCTTAACTACCGGTAATGCACTAGGAGGATTAATTTGtcttatatttattataaaatattatatacaaaACATTACGATTGATATCTATTCATAACTCTTGTTCCATTATGTTTTAaggcattttattttcttattattaattaagggagaacttcatttataatccttgatttttcattacttttgaaaaaatatactcaaattttaaaaaatgtcaatttaagatatcattctttcattttttttttttttttttttttaagtttcaacCCTCCTTTAAACTTTTcagttaaattttgtcaaaattttcaaaatactcttcatttttaaggaaaaaaaatatttgcaaggatttaggtattagtcaaaatttaagggaatttacaaaaatatcatgcccgaatctttaaaattttctttaaaaaataaacacacagatattttagaaattttgataggatttaatgtaaaattctaacgaatggttgaaattgaaaaaaattgaaagatagattcCTTAAATTAGTaccttttaaagtttggatatttttttcaaaagtgataaaagattgAAAGTTATCAACGAAGTTTCTATATTATTAACTATTCATAACTCGTGCTTCATTGTGTTACAAGACTTCCTATCTTCTTCTCATTAACTAGTCATAacttttgctttattttatgtAGTCTTCTTATCTTATAACAAATTTGTTCCAAATacattaattaacaaataatctaaaatataaaacacttaaaactcaaAGGTACTActttaatttcatatttatataattatagaactttttttttttttttttttttttttttttttttaaagcaccatCTATAAATTAAGAGAATACCGTCAATAAGGATGGACTGTAAAACTGAGGTTTTACAGCCTTCAATAAAAGGGCGCCACATcatctaaaaacacaaaatatggTATCTATAAAATAGATATGAAAACACAGGATCATTTGACAATTTTTCCCTTTCAACTCCGCCGGTGTAAGATTCCGGCAATGCAACCGGAGCAAAAACCGACTTCTCTTTCTTTAACCTTGAAATGGTATTTTGGTTCTTCTTCTCTGTAATCCTCATATGGAGAGTCTGAATTGTGGTCAAGTCCTTGACTGTGAACTCAACCGTAGAATTTTTCAAATCAGTTTGTTGGCGAAGTGGGTTGTGCTTAAGATGGAGCTTCACAGATTGCTTGAGCAGTTCCGCTGAAACAATACCgtctccatcttcatcatcgctatcatattcttcttcttctgctacTTCATTTGTTATCGCTTGTAGGACTGTATTTTCTGTGATGATGAATTCCAGCAAGCGCTTGGAAAGCGCCAGAGAAGATTAAGAAGAGAAGCAGAATGGGAAAAACCTTATGATCCATGGTAGAGAAAAACCTACAGCAAATTCAACTACAGAAAATTCAAAAGCAAATGAGAGAAATTACCAAACCCAGAAAGAGGAAGACTTGGCCCAAAAATTCAAAGCTTTGtatgggaaaaaagaaaatccaaatccatGGTGGCCTTCTGCGGTGGCTCTATTCGAGGGTGGCGGTGGGCTTTCGGTGGAATTCAGTGGCGGTATTGAGCTGAGGAGGTGGTGGTTTTTTAGGGCCGGTTGGACCCTTGAAAGggaaaatcagaaattacatttttttttaataagattaggTGCTTTCagatatattgtttttaatcatcttaaatgatgtgtcaactcCTTATTGGAATctgtaaaacatcacttttacagcTCATCCTTATAGAAGGAGCtttcataaattaaatattaacaaGTAGAGTAGAACCACAAACTACTTGAACCAGGtttagttaaaaaagaaaacataaatttttttagctaTTGTACAGTGATAGATCAACTAGGGCTGTAATCGAAGCGAGCCAAGCCGAGTATTAAATGTTCAAGCTCGGttcgtctaattttttttttaacatgagcCGAGTTCGTGCTTATCATCGAACCATATAATCTGTTCAAGCTCTGTTGTTCGATTACGAACTACTTAATTTATTTAgtcattccatatataaagtaaatgttgtgattgtttaatttttttttaaaaaattaatactaattattagttacttAAGTATAGTttaagatttattgtttgagtaaatagataaattaactcaaatcttaaataatctaatctcaattttatatgtgtaTTATAGTATATTTATACATTCATATATACACAAAAGCACTTATATCTATATCcagactcacaattacaataatttaacTTATATGTATTAGATTatgaataacatttttttatttttttaaatactttacatgttctcattacaaagttaaaaataatattataaaataatacaaatgaagTCATACAATCGAGTTTACATGAGCCTATACGAATTAAGCCGAGcctaaattttttgttcaagttttgtttgtttaataaacAAACTAAATTCGAACATGTTCACGAGTCGCTCTGCTCACTTACGGCCCTAATGATATGCATAGTGATTTACGAGTCCCATATGGGGCCAAAGGCTGGAATTCCTGCAGCTTTGCAGGCATTGACAACGTCCCGACTTCCCTCCGGATTACTGGTAACAATGACTACTTCAGCTCTCCAATTTCTAGCAGCATCAATGCTCAACTGAGACACATTGGGACGCCCAAGCACGGCGGTGTCGTGGACAATCACCTTCTCTTCAGGCCACCCACTTAACATTTctttgatttcctttccaaagTTTTGCTCAATTCCCTTGGCCACCCAAAGCAAGCACACATCAGCTGAACATCGCTGCAAGAGGAAAGACAGAAACACGCAAATTCCTGATCCAGTTGCCACCAACAAAACCCTGTCATACATTTGAACAAGGTAAGGCAGGCCGTTAAAGTGCGGTCGGCGAACCCACAAGTGGCTTGGAGGGTTAGAGACCAAGGACTTGGTGAAGTCACCGACAGCGCCGGCTAGCATCATGTGCTGATCCTTTCCATCAGAAATTATGCCGAAGGCGTGCCATTCGGATAAAGGGGATGGGCTGATCCTTCCCAATATTCCAGCTTCCACTCCGCCGTCAAACTTGATGATTGACGCGTGTCCTGAAGGGGCAGAGGCTTTAACGGCTACACGCCTCACAGTCAACCATGGCAAAATGATTAGCATAGTGATGGCTACAGTGAACCAGAACTCTTGCTGTATGATCAGCCTGGAGCCAACGTCATtcttgtaggatttggtttctGGATCGTATGAGATTGTTAGTATAATAAAAGCCCAGAGGAGAGCCAGAGCAATCCACCCAGCAAAGCGGTGAGTTCTTTCGAATACATTGTGATGGAGATGCCGGACGAGAGGGAATGCTGCTAAAGAAGATAGGCACAGAAGACCAAGAATGCTAGAGGCTAAAGCTATGATCTCAGGGGAAGTGTTTTCCCTGTCTTTGAGAGTGACGACTAAGGCATATATTAGCCATGCAATCGAAGAAACACCACAGCCACTATGTATCCCCCCAACACTTTGGAGAAGAGATGTCGTGGCAGTCTTGAGAGACAAAGGGATCCATGACCTCCCCAAGATTTTCACCGCCAGCCAGAAGACAACTCGCAAGG
This DNA window, taken from Alnus glutinosa chromosome 5, dhAlnGlut1.1, whole genome shotgun sequence, encodes the following:
- the LOC133868958 gene encoding LOW QUALITY PROTEIN: adenylate-forming reductase 06235 (The sequence of the model RefSeq protein was modified relative to this genomic sequence to represent the inferred CDS: deleted 1 base in 1 codon), with product MAWSALEASRLLLFLDTTLLGEKNVQSPLRFSSCRGVAFEIKRPMHADPFATKMPTGDESPSKSSIVWLGSSRNFPFSIQRSMSKTSSHFCDLDLDEGQEDNDEEKQKQKQSPLPHLAAQKKDSRLSVILLDQGLLTVYKRLFAVCLILNITGLLLAATGHFPYARSRAALFSIANILGLTLCRSEASLRVVFWLAVKILGRSWIPLSLKTATTSLLQSVGGIHSGCGVSSIAWLIYALVVTLKDRENTSPEIIALASSILGLLCLSSLVWAFIILTISYDPETKSYKNDVGSRLIIQQEFWFTVAITMLIILPWLTVRRVAVKASAPSGHASIIKFDGGVEAGILGRISPSPLSEWHAFGIISDGKDQHMMLAGAVGDFTKSLVSNPPSHLWVRRPHFNGLPYLVQMYDRVLLVATGSGICVFLSFLLQRCSEIKEMLSGWPEEKVIVHDTAVLGRPNVSQLSIDAARNWRAEVVIVTSNPEGSRDVVNACKAAGIPAFGPIWDS